The Lacerta agilis isolate rLacAgi1 chromosome 14, rLacAgi1.pri, whole genome shotgun sequence sequence taataataataataataataataataataataataataataataataataataataataataatatctgccaATATAGTCCATCAGGTTTTATTGTTCATTTATGCAAATAAAGACATATGAAATACAAAGATGTCTCGCGGTAACTTACAACATTTTTGGGCTGCTATGAACATTGTGGACTTGAATTTTGAtacttcccataattctttggtggaagtcaTGCACTTCAAGTGTATGGTGTGGAAGAAAAAGGGTTTGCAGTACAGAACTTCCCTATCCTTCCCCATTATTCATACTGGTATATTGTTTTCCCATACCTTGcttccatctccctctccctctccctctctctcatagATCCCCTGTTCTTTTTTGCCTTCttgttccccctcctcctcctccttgccgtTTATATATATCTTTCAGCTAGGCCTTAGGGTTTTGAGGTCTGGGACACTCTTTTTGATGCCACACTGAGATGCCATCAAGCATCTTCACAACTGGGTAACCAAAACCAATCTGCACAACCTGGCATTAGGAGCACTGTCTTCTCAGTCAGGAAGGCATAAGTTAGAAGTAAGCTGTATCTAAGGCATACCATTTTACAAAACTTAAATGCTGTTAATGTTGCTTCAGCAGagtttatttctttctttattacatttacgttccacctttcctccaaggtggtgcatgtgcttctctccctccccccccccatttttatcctcctaacaaccctgtgaggtaggttaggttgagagccACTGACTGATCCAAatgagctgcatggctgagtgtggctttgaactctggtTTCCCTGGTTCttgcccaacactctaaccccgtggttcccaatgtggggcacatgccccacaggggggcaattcaagaatgagttattaacagttaattgacttttaggcttcctccacgtgcataggagttcactttttgaataataagaattatatgtcactggAGGGGGgtcttaggtggggcatggccaaaaaaaggttgggaaccactgctctaaccactagaggtttgtggattttttttactgcattttgtatgcagttaTATAATATACATGTCTAAAATTGTACccaaagtggtgcatgcacacagacacagacacagacacagacacacacacacacaattttagaattcaataaataaataaatcgcaagaactgaattattattattattattattattattatttgactttatatatcgccctatacccggaggtacTACTCCGTTTCTTTCAAAAATCACAGCCCTGGGACCAGTTCCCAAACGCAGGTTTGACACCTAGGACATATTGAGTAGtccgtgcaaaaaaaaaaaaaagagtgccaCTGGGCATGTGCAGACTACATCTCTCATTTCTAGAAGGAGAATTGCGTTGAGGCCCCACGAGCAGCCTCTTCTCACCCCAACTGCCGGGTTCTGCcttcccaccccaaagagagaaGGGACCCTGTACCTTTAACAGCACCTCCATAGGGTCTGTTTACAAGCTTGGTGCACCGTCCCCCGGACCTCACGCTCAGCTTTCCCCCGCCTTCTTCTGCCTTTCTCCTACTGGTCGCGGAGCTCTTTCCTTCTGCTTCCGCCGCCTTCCCATTGGCTGCCGAGGGGAAGCGCCTTCTCGCCTTCCCTATAGACTTTTCAGAAGGTAGACTAGTGACGCGCCGCCCAGCTTCCGGGCCGAGCTGGAAAGTTCATTACCTGCGGGGCGCGAGAGATCGTCAGTTCCTTTGCGTGGCGAGGGCGAGGCAGCGGAGCACGAGGCTTCTGCCGGCAGCTGACCGTAGGCGGCGGCGGACGAGAATCCTGTGGTTGTTTGAAGGAAAGGCAGCTTTCCCAGTCATATAATAAATGAATCATAAACTGGAAATTAAAATAGCATCAGAACCAgattcgtgggggggggggtgttgtggcTTGGGCAAGACACCCACAATAGGCCCCACTCTTCGGCTGGTATTATTGGCAACTATTGCTGCTTCATGCTAGCTCCCGCTTGCTACGGTAGCAAGGCAGCCAGTGAGCAAGCAGCCAgtggcaactgctgctgctgctcctcctcgccATCATCATCGTTTACTTGCTCATCCCTTCTGGACCAGACCAAGAGGCAGGTTCTGACTCTtagggaatcatagaactgtagagttggaagggatcctgagggtcatcttctagtccaatgcaggaatcctgcccacagccatcactaggtgggctcgaaccaccaaacTTGGtcaacagccagacacactgacccattgcagcTATAGTTCAGGggtagagcatgtgctctgcatgcagaagttcacaggttcaatctccagtgcaggcataggaaaacaccggccctccagatgtttgggactacaattcccatcatccctaactaacaggaacagtggtcagggatgatgggaattgtagtcccaaacatctggagggccggagtttgcctatgtctgctccAGTggtttctccaggtagggctggcagagaactcccctgcctgaaatcctgcacaGCCACTGTCTTGTCAGTGTGCGGAGACAATATTGAGCTTGATGGACTTATGGTCCGACTcgctgtaaggcagcttcctatgctccttgGTGAACAAGTAGGATGCCTGGTGAAGAAAAGAAGCACATCCAGGGTGATCAGGTCAGTCAGCCCCTGCTAGGGTGTGGGTCCTCCACAGATGCCCACCCATGGGGACAAGCCTTGATTTAAAACAAGGTTACCGTCCTAAATGTTTTCCTTTACCTGTATGGTTTGAAGTCAAACCATATGGGCAAAGGTACAGACCAATGATAGCCCATAACAGGGTGGTGTTTTGCTTATTATTCTTACCAatgatcagggtggatttgatttaaatcaaattgatttaaatcactagtcagtaagacttaattaaaaaaaaatttttacagaaagactcattctcgctggtataatcttaatatttacaaccagatgaaggtttcatttttggaataataaatttccagagtagttttcacagttatataaaaaattactgatttggttatactattagaaatacggtacatagataattatgaaattattgtgaggtttcataagttaactgtttgtatttggacaacttttctgctgtactttattggaagaaaaataataatttccttaacaacaatttaaacaatttatttaactaaaacaatagcattatatgtatccatgtttgttaactgatgtgattaaacaattaaaaaacaacaacttagactgagttttagcacacatgagaaacttaaaacaaatccttatttcctgatgaatatcctttggactataatgtaacttaaatagaaaactatctttagaaagatttttcctccaaaagcattttattttaaaaatccaatttaaattttaaaaaaacagatttaaattaaaaaaaatctgacttattttattttattttttaaaaatcatttattttatccaccctgccaATGATAGTCCATAATGGTCAACTTTTTATTATGATCAAGTctccattttgaaaaataattgtaAAGGTTGTTTAACACAAAGTGTTAAAACAAACCAGAAAACACAAGTGTGTTTTAATTAGCCATGTCTTGATTAGAAGATTAAACAACTTATTGAttcccaaataaatatttttttattggatGGGGGAAGGATGTCGATTTGCAAATCtacaaaaccaataaaatcaggaggaggaaaaaatacTAATTGTCCTGTTCATCGTCATATTCCAGACCCTCTAGATGGCAGGTTCTGTGATGGATCCACGCATTCCTCATTTTCAAAACGATCTGCTCCAAGCGGGAGAGGCGCTGCTCAAAGTCTCTCACTGCAATGAAACAGCATGGTTTTTTACTCGGGCAGAACAACTATTTATTGCTTCAGCACACACACTCTGTGACAACTGGTTTCAAatacaggtaactcacatctTAAGCGAAGGTTAAGTTCTGGGGGTCCACGTGTATACACAAATATATGTAAAAGCCACAAACTCCTGAATCTGGACCCCTTGCAAGGTGGAGGGCTGCtaatccagctttgggaaggcagcgcaaAGGCTCTTAGATGCTGCCAGAGCCCTTGCTTTGCCTTTCCTGTACTggtcctggtgtgtgtgtgtgtggataaataaatggagagtgggaTTCTCCTCCACTCTCCATCTATTTATCTCCCCCGCAAATTGCAAATCGGCAATCACGTAAGTAAAATAAGTGTCAAATGCGAGTTACCAGTAGTGGAAAGAATGATACAGAAGACAAAAAAACAGGAAGTATAGCAGGGTGCAAAGGAGGGAGCTTTTTTCTGTTGAGGGTTGCATTCCCTTTGGGGGTAACCTGTGAGTGGAGGTGCACAccagcagtggggaggggcagagacAGCAGTGGGTGTAGCCAAAGCCCACCCCAATCTCCCTTTGCAACATAATCAATATGCTCTTGACAGCCACACACCCTCTACTGCTTGATCAAATCCTATTATTAATCAATCCATAAAAATGAGAGGTCCTCCTGACTTACTTGTGTTACTGATGGTGTACTCGAtcttctgcattccaagcaggATTTCATCCAATGTGATCTTTTTTGGTGATTTAGGGAAATAGCGTGGATTGGTTTGTGTCTCTGCCTCTGCCCCATCAGCATCTCTGGAGGTGCAGGGCCTTTCAATATCGTCATcttccaggggtggggtgggggaaggaaaggggggcgTTAGTAACATGATAGTCTCCTTGCTTTGTCGAAATCTCTTGATATGTATCAACACAGAGCTTGGAATCTATTCAATCATTGTGGATAATATTTAAGTGGGGTACAAGGCTAGCTGAGTAGCAGTTGTTTATTACAAGAGGTGTGTGCTGTAGCCCAAAGAAAAGCTGTAATGCGTAAAGGACACAGTGATTGGAACATATTCACTGACTCACTGTGGGTAATATGTACTGGGAGAGAGACAAGACTAGCTGGGTTGCCCTTTTCGTTGCAAGCTGGGAGTGGCATGCTATATACAGTGTACCCTGCATAGTTCTAAGGGAAACTTTAATGTACATATTGACACAAAACACTGTGTATTCTACACTTGGAACAAGTATTGGGCCAGCAGAAGTTGGAAGGTTGTAATATACTTTTCTTAAACTGATATATTTTATGCACCAACCTTGACCTTTTGATGGCCGCCGtgttttgtcttgttcttgtATTTTTTGTGGTTCTTGTACTTTTTTTGCTTCTTGTTCTTGTACTTTTTTTGGTTCTAGTTCTTGTACTTTTTTTGCTTCTACTTCTTGTACTCTTTTTGCTTCTAGTTCTTGTACCCTtcgttgttcttgttcttgttcttttattTGTTCTTGTTCTCGCTCCTTTTCTggttctttcttttgcttttgctcTTCCTCTTCATCGTCGTCATCTTCCTCATGCTCCAGTATATAAGCAACTACCAAAACAGCAAGCATGCCTGAATAAGTTGCCCACCTGACCAGGTATGACTGTAAGAAGCTGCCCTCGGTTAAATCACCCCACGTGCATAGAAGGATTTGGAGGGAAATCGCTGCTCCATTATTCAACCCAACGCATCACCACAAAGCCatgggtggcagagagagggcAGCTGTATTCTCAAACAAATTTGCAATGTTCAAAAGTGCTATGCTGGCTAAACAGCTATCTAAGGCAAGAGCTTTATTTTGCATCTTGTTCCACATGACACTTCTGATCCAGCCAACTGGGCTTCTCAGCCACTTCCCACAAGTAAATCATGTGGACACAGTAGGATGGCTACTCCTAGACAGTCTGGATGCACACTATATATTTCAAGTGCATTCTCCCAccttcaaagaattatgggcattgtagtttgtaaATTATGGTGCCCATAATTATCTGATTGCTCTTTAAAGGTATAGCGTGTGTGCACAGCCAGAGAGAGGAACCCTGCTACTACTGTTGCATAATATCAAAAAATAATTGCCTTGATTCTTCCAAATTTAAAGCAAGCTTCAGTTGCCATCAACCTGAAGCCTGCCTGCTAGTCAGGCCTCCTTGCACACTTACGAAAATAGATGAGGAAAGAAGGTTGTTTCACATACTGTCTCTaccatgttttgttatgttttattacatttttatatgtgctggaatacgcccacagtggctgggtataatcatcatcatcatcatcatcatcatcatcatcatccccccaGGAATAGACTCTTGCACAGATTGCCTGGAGCAAACTGCTCTTCCAGGCTAGCacctgcagggggggggggaataggaccATGGTCAGCtcacagggacgtgggtggtgctgtggtctaaaccacagagcctagggcttgctgatcagaaggtcagcggttcgaatcccta is a genomic window containing:
- the LOC117059429 gene encoding vicilin-like seed storage protein At2g18540; its protein translation is MSWSCCKDDVPEPRPSPSPMRLEVPKAIPRNKNQEVIIAYILEHEEDDDDEEEEQKQKKEPEKEREQEQIKEQEQEQRRVQELEAKRVQEVEAKKVQELEPKKVQEQEAKKVQEPQKIQEQDKTRRPSKGQDDDIERPCTSRDADGAEAETQTNPRYFPKSPKKITLDEILLGMQKIEYTISNTMRDFEQRLSRLEQIVLKMRNAWIHHRTCHLEGLEYDDEQDN